Proteins encoded within one genomic window of Kibdelosporangium phytohabitans:
- a CDS encoding DUF2334 domain-containing protein, which yields MSARLVVSLSGIGIRTLHRCAELAGELDLRGVSLSLLFAPRLAGAGQHKVVVDWVRQRRVRGDALLLHGFDLTDVPRRRAEFGSLPAHEAGLRLTAARRLMGRHDLEVDAFAPPRWAASPGTLTALRRNDFALCADATRIYDLRTDTVHRGRVHGLAANERVETWSCFALVLSVARAARRGGLVRLSVDAADLAKPGPRRAVLDAIDIATHHGAESSTYQTAVVSPGVSTRTSVPLGPSSANLP from the coding sequence GTGTCCGCACGCCTGGTGGTCTCCCTGTCCGGAATCGGGATCCGGACCCTGCACCGCTGCGCCGAACTGGCTGGAGAGCTGGACCTTCGGGGGGTCTCGCTCTCGCTGTTGTTCGCACCGCGGCTGGCAGGGGCGGGTCAGCACAAAGTGGTGGTGGACTGGGTGCGGCAGCGGCGCGTTCGGGGGGACGCGCTGCTGCTGCACGGCTTCGACCTCACCGACGTGCCACGCAGGCGCGCCGAGTTCGGCTCCCTGCCCGCGCACGAGGCCGGACTGCGCCTGACCGCGGCCCGCAGGCTGATGGGCAGGCACGACCTCGAAGTGGACGCCTTCGCCCCGCCGCGGTGGGCGGCGTCGCCCGGCACGCTGACCGCGTTGCGGCGCAACGACTTCGCTCTGTGCGCGGACGCGACCAGGATCTACGACCTGCGGACCGACACCGTCCACAGGGGACGCGTGCACGGTCTGGCCGCGAACGAGCGCGTGGAGACGTGGTCCTGCTTCGCGCTGGTGCTCAGCGTCGCGCGGGCGGCCCGGCGCGGCGGGCTGGTCCGGCTGTCGGTCGACGCGGCCGACTTGGCCAAACCGGGGCCGCGGCGTGCGGTTCTCGACGCGATCGACATCGCGACGCACCACGGCGCCGAGTCGTCCACGTATCAGACCGCGGTCGTCTCCCCCGGGGTGAGCACGCGGACCTCGGTTCCGCTGGGGCCGAGTTCGGCGAACCTGCCGTAG
- a CDS encoding phosphoribosylaminoimidazolesuccinocarboxamide synthase, which yields MPSLTEYPQVAAGKIRELYAVDDDHLLLVASDKISAYDYVLPTTIPDKGRVLTAMSVFWFGLLDGPNHLVAWDDPRIPEQVRGRALLVRRLTMQPVECVARGYLTGSGLVDYRETGGVCGVPLPPGLGEAAKLPEPIFTPTTKAEIGQHDEAIDFDAVRAAVGDELAMKLRETTLATYSQAAGHALSRGMILADTKFEFGIDESGELVLGDEVLTPDSSRFWAVDGYEPGKVQPAFDKQIVRDWLTSPASGWDRSSGELPPELPPDVVEATRSRYIEAYERVSGKSFADWV from the coding sequence GTGCCTTCGCTGACTGAGTATCCGCAGGTAGCCGCCGGGAAGATTCGTGAGCTGTACGCAGTGGACGACGATCACCTGCTGCTGGTCGCCTCGGACAAGATCTCGGCGTACGACTACGTGCTGCCGACGACGATCCCGGACAAGGGCCGGGTGCTCACCGCGATGAGCGTGTTCTGGTTCGGCCTGCTCGACGGCCCCAACCACCTCGTCGCGTGGGACGACCCGCGGATCCCCGAGCAAGTGCGCGGCCGGGCGCTGCTCGTGCGCCGGTTGACGATGCAGCCGGTCGAGTGCGTGGCCCGCGGCTACCTGACCGGCTCCGGGCTGGTCGACTACCGCGAGACCGGCGGCGTGTGCGGCGTTCCGCTGCCGCCTGGCCTCGGTGAGGCGGCCAAGCTGCCCGAGCCGATCTTCACGCCGACCACCAAGGCCGAGATCGGCCAGCACGACGAGGCGATCGACTTCGACGCGGTCCGCGCGGCCGTCGGCGACGAGCTCGCCATGAAGCTGCGCGAGACCACGCTGGCCACGTACTCGCAGGCGGCGGGGCACGCGCTGAGCAGGGGCATGATCCTCGCCGACACCAAGTTCGAGTTCGGCATCGACGAGTCGGGCGAGCTCGTGCTCGGCGACGAGGTCCTCACCCCGGATTCGTCCCGGTTCTGGGCGGTCGACGGGTACGAACCGGGTAAGGTGCAGCCCGCGTTCGACAAGCAGATCGTGCGCGACTGGCTGACCTCGCCCGCGTCCGGCTGGGACCGTTCGTCCGGTGAGCTGCCGCCCGAGTTGCCGCCGGACGTGGTCGAAGCGACCCGGTCCCGGTACATCGAGGCCTACGAGCGGGTCTCCGGTAAGTCCTTTGCGGACTGGGTGTAG
- a CDS encoding ABC transporter ATP-binding protein: MLWMGPLTLIPLAIGAAIDHGIAPRDTGALLQWAGVILALGAVSASSTVMLTRAGDRAWLDGATLMQRSVMQHATRVGATLPSKIKTGEIVAIGSSDIYSIGGVLEVIGRLAGGFIAFVVAAVAMLTSSPLLGLIVLIGVPLATLGLVPLLGPLRERTEKHRDEVGAATSMAADIVSGLRILRGIGGEKQFTDRFAETSQRVRKAGVNAARIDSWLSGIEILLPGLVTILVLWLGARLALDGTITVGELVAFYGLSAFLVIPVGVAAESVHHYNESIVAAKRACTILAMKPAFESPEHPKPLPPGSFGLHDETSGLTFAAGKLTVVSTTGSDAFADRLGRYVDAPVRAGDVPLREADIEEVRNRILVAHNQDVLFSGKLADEIDMGGSVELDTALWAADAMDVVDGLENGTQEFLAERGRTLSGGQRQRMLLARALSRDADVLVLDEPTSAVDAHTEARITQRVAELRRGRTTVVFSQSPLWTRVADEVYVP, translated from the coding sequence ATGTTGTGGATGGGCCCGCTGACGCTCATCCCGTTGGCCATCGGCGCGGCGATCGACCACGGCATCGCTCCGCGGGACACAGGTGCCCTGTTGCAGTGGGCGGGTGTGATCCTCGCGCTCGGCGCCGTCTCGGCGTCAAGCACGGTGATGCTGACCCGCGCGGGCGACAGGGCGTGGCTCGACGGCGCCACGCTGATGCAGCGGTCCGTCATGCAGCACGCCACCCGTGTGGGGGCCACGCTGCCGTCCAAGATCAAGACCGGTGAGATCGTCGCGATCGGGTCGTCGGACATCTACAGCATCGGTGGCGTGCTCGAGGTCATCGGCCGGTTGGCCGGTGGGTTCATCGCGTTCGTCGTCGCCGCTGTGGCCATGTTGACCAGTTCACCGCTGCTCGGGCTGATCGTGCTCATCGGCGTGCCGTTGGCGACGTTGGGCCTGGTGCCGTTGCTAGGGCCGTTGCGGGAACGGACCGAGAAGCACCGCGACGAGGTGGGCGCGGCCACGTCGATGGCCGCTGACATCGTGTCCGGCCTGCGGATCCTGCGTGGCATCGGCGGTGAGAAGCAGTTCACCGACCGGTTCGCCGAGACCAGCCAGCGCGTGCGCAAGGCCGGGGTGAACGCCGCCAGGATCGATTCGTGGCTGTCGGGTATCGAGATCCTGCTGCCGGGCCTGGTCACCATCCTGGTGCTGTGGCTGGGCGCGCGGCTGGCCCTCGACGGCACGATCACGGTCGGCGAACTGGTCGCCTTCTACGGTCTCTCGGCGTTCCTGGTGATCCCGGTCGGCGTCGCCGCCGAATCGGTGCACCACTACAACGAGAGCATCGTCGCGGCCAAGCGCGCCTGCACGATCCTGGCCATGAAACCGGCGTTCGAGTCGCCAGAGCACCCGAAACCGTTGCCGCCCGGCTCCTTCGGGCTGCACGACGAGACGTCCGGGCTCACGTTCGCCGCGGGCAAGCTGACCGTGGTGTCGACCACCGGGTCGGACGCGTTCGCCGACCGGCTCGGCCGGTACGTCGACGCGCCGGTGCGGGCGGGTGACGTCCCGTTGCGGGAAGCCGACATCGAGGAGGTCAGGAACCGGATCCTGGTGGCGCACAACCAGGACGTGTTGTTCTCCGGCAAGCTCGCCGACGAGATCGACATGGGCGGGTCCGTCGAACTGGACACCGCGCTGTGGGCCGCCGACGCGATGGATGTCGTCGACGGCCTGGAGAACGGGACGCAGGAGTTCCTCGCCGAACGCGGCCGGACGCTGTCCGGTGGTCAGCGGCAACGGATGCTGCTGGCCCGCGCGTTGAGCCGGGACGCGGACGTGCTCGTGCTCGACGAACCGACGTCGGCGGTCGACGCCCACACCGAGGCCAGGATCACCCAGCGGGTGGCCGAGCTGCGCCGGGGCCGGACGACCGTCGTGTTCAGTCAGAGTCCGTTGTGGACACGAGTGGCGGACGAGGTGTACGTGCCATGA
- a CDS encoding ABC transporter ATP-binding protein — translation MRTTLPLADKRAVRTWIWSVASKNKRAFAGMMSLFGAATLVGLVGPQLLGDLVDSVSEGTTTAHIDVVALIFVGVLILHAVLRRQAQFRAAVFGERLLAEAREGMVEHVVKLPLSTVESAGTGDLLSRATSDVDKLDEGLRQAAPEITIATVTVALTAVAMFITSPVVALGMLVAVPVLVVATRWYRPRVLPKYEEALANWAELHSSTHETADGGRTVEALRLRDRRMAINDRNLDKAAGVEWYCSRLWAWFLGGLDVAFILPLTAILLVGGLAYAEGLAGIGAITAVVLYARAMVEPLNGALTWMDELQVGNAALRRILGVQEIKPDPGDESAKPDGTAIAVRGAKFAYSTGREVLHGIDLDIVEGERLVIVGPSGAGKSTLGRLLAGINAPGSGSVTIGGVEVTSLPLIKRRNEIVLVTQEQHVFAGTLRENLTLPRAASDDELWHALRTVDAAGWAKSLPDGLDTVVGSGGEAIAPAMVQQIALARLVVADPHTLVLDEATSLLDSSASGKLESSLNAVLSGRTVVAIAHRLSTARNADRIAVMDGGRIVELGSHDELMAAQGSYAALVGSISGEKRGAMR, via the coding sequence ATGAGGACAACCTTGCCTTTGGCGGACAAACGCGCTGTCCGCACGTGGATCTGGTCGGTCGCGTCGAAGAACAAGCGCGCGTTCGCCGGCATGATGTCGTTGTTCGGCGCGGCCACCCTCGTCGGCCTCGTCGGCCCGCAGTTGCTGGGCGACCTGGTCGACTCGGTGTCCGAGGGCACCACGACGGCGCACATCGACGTGGTCGCGTTGATCTTCGTCGGTGTGCTCATCCTGCACGCGGTGCTGCGCAGGCAGGCCCAGTTCCGGGCGGCCGTGTTCGGTGAGCGGCTGCTCGCCGAGGCACGCGAGGGCATGGTCGAGCACGTCGTCAAGCTCCCGCTGTCCACGGTGGAATCGGCGGGAACGGGCGACCTGCTCAGCCGGGCCACGTCGGACGTGGACAAGCTGGACGAGGGCCTGCGGCAGGCGGCGCCGGAGATCACCATCGCGACCGTGACGGTGGCGCTGACGGCGGTCGCCATGTTCATCACGTCACCGGTCGTCGCGCTCGGCATGCTCGTCGCGGTGCCGGTGCTGGTCGTGGCGACACGCTGGTACCGGCCGAGGGTGCTGCCGAAGTACGAGGAGGCGCTGGCGAACTGGGCCGAACTGCATTCCAGTACCCACGAGACGGCCGACGGCGGACGCACAGTCGAAGCGTTGCGGTTGCGTGACCGCCGGATGGCGATCAACGACCGCAACCTGGACAAGGCGGCGGGCGTCGAGTGGTACTGCAGCCGGCTGTGGGCGTGGTTCCTCGGCGGGCTGGATGTCGCGTTCATCCTGCCGCTCACCGCGATCCTGCTGGTCGGTGGTCTCGCCTACGCGGAAGGCCTCGCCGGGATCGGTGCGATCACCGCGGTGGTGCTGTACGCGCGAGCGATGGTCGAACCGCTCAACGGGGCGCTGACGTGGATGGACGAGCTGCAGGTCGGCAACGCCGCGCTGCGGCGGATCCTCGGCGTGCAGGAGATCAAACCGGACCCGGGTGACGAGTCCGCGAAGCCGGACGGCACAGCCATCGCGGTGCGGGGCGCGAAGTTCGCGTACAGCACCGGCCGCGAGGTGCTGCACGGCATCGACCTGGACATTGTGGAGGGTGAACGGCTGGTCATCGTCGGGCCGTCCGGTGCGGGCAAGTCGACGCTCGGCCGGTTGCTCGCCGGGATCAACGCGCCCGGCTCCGGTTCGGTGACCATCGGCGGCGTGGAGGTCACATCGCTGCCGTTGATCAAGCGCCGCAACGAGATCGTCCTGGTGACGCAGGAGCAGCACGTGTTCGCCGGGACGCTCAGGGAGAACCTGACGCTGCCGAGGGCCGCGTCCGACGACGAGCTGTGGCACGCACTGCGCACTGTGGACGCGGCCGGCTGGGCGAAGTCGCTGCCCGACGGCCTGGACACCGTGGTCGGTTCTGGTGGCGAGGCGATCGCACCGGCGATGGTCCAGCAGATCGCGTTGGCCCGCTTGGTGGTCGCCGACCCGCACACGCTCGTGCTCGACGAGGCCACGTCCCTTCTGGACTCGTCGGCGTCCGGGAAGCTGGAGAGTTCGTTGAACGCTGTACTGTCCGGCCGGACGGTTGTCGCCATCGCGCACAGGCTCTCGACCGCCAGGAACGCCGACCGGATCGCCGTGATGGACGGCGGAAGGATCGTCGAGCTGGGCAGCCACGACGAGCTGATGGCCGCGCAGGGCTCGTACGCGGCCCTGGTCGGCAGCATTTCCGGGGAGAAACGGGGAGCCATGCGTTAG